The following nucleotide sequence is from Saccharothrix texasensis.
CTCGTGGTGCAGGGCCACGCTGCCGACGCGGCCGACCACGCGGTCCTCGACCAGCACCGGGTCACCGGTCTCCGGCTGCACCTCGCGGGACCCGTCCAGGTGCAGCAGCAGCATCCGGCGCGGCGGCCGGCCGACGTTGTGCACCTTCGAGACCGTCTCCTGGCCCCGGTAGCAGCCCTTGTCGAGGTGCACGGCCTCGCCGATCCAGTTCACCTCGTGCGGGATGGTCTTCTCGTCGGTGTCCACGCCGAGCCGGGCGTGCAGGGACTCGACCCGCAGCGCCTCGAACGCCCAGCTGCCCGCCGGGCGCGCGCCCGCCGCGGTGAGCCGGGCCCACCAGTCGGCGATCTCGCCGCGCGGGACGACCAGGTCGACCGCGTCCCGGCCCGGCCACGTGGTGCGGCGGGCGAAGCCGTTCGGCAGGGCGGTGACGCCGTGCGGCCCGGCGGGCAGCGGCAGGTCCAGCTCGCCGAACAAGCCGGCGACCTCCGGGCCGACGACGGTCAGCACCGCCAGCTCGGCCGTCGCGTCGCGCGGCTCCACCTTCGACCAGAAGACCATCTTGGTCAGGTACGCCAGCAGCTCGGCCGCCCGCGACGCCTCCGTGTCGAGGTAGACGACGCCGCCGACGTTCGCCACCGCGGCGTGGTGCTCGACCCGGCCCTGCACGTCCAGGATCAGCGCCTCGGTGCCCTCGTCCTCGCCGAGCGCGGTGAAGTGCTGGCTGGTCAGCGAGTGCAGCCAGGTCAGCCGGTCGTCGCCGGGCACCGCGAGCACGGCCCGGTTCGACCGGTCGAACACCGCGACCGACCGCGCCGCCGAGCGCTGTTCGGCGAACGGGTCGCCGAAGTGCCACGGCACGCCCTGGTCGGGCGCGCCCTCGAAGGGCGCGACGGCGCCGGGGGCGGTCAACAGCGGTGAGTTCACTCGGACTCCTTCGGTGCGCTCAGGCACTCGTGGCAGGTGCCGGACAGCGCGAGGTGGCTCGCATCAAGTTCGAACCCGTACCCGTCCCGCAGTGTTCCCCCCAGGGGGGAGAGCAGGTCGCACGGCACCTCGTCCACCCGGCCGCACCGGTGGCACACCAGGTGCACGTGCTCGTGCGCGTCGACCGAGTAGCTGGGCGCGCCGTGCCCGAGGTGGGTGTGCCGGACCAGGCCGAGCCGGTCGAGCAGGTCGAGCGTGCGGTAGACCGTGGTGATGTTGACCGTGGGCGCGGTGACCTGGACGCGCTGGCAGATCTGCTCGGGTGTGGCGTGCCCCAGCTCGCGCACGGCGTCGAGCACGAGCTGGCGCTGGGGTGTCATCCGCATGCCGCGTTCGTGCAGCGTCTTGCGCAGGGCTTTCGGAGCGCCGGCGGTGTCCACGAACCCGATGGTAGGCCGTGAGTAGTCTCACCGTATGCGCGTGCTCGCACTACTGGACGGAACGCTGGCCGACCCCGACGCCCCGCTGATCCGGGTCGACGACTTCGGGCTGATGCGCGGCGACGGTGTCTTCGAGACCATCCTCGTCGTCGGCGGCACACCGCGGGAACTGGCTCCGCACCTGGACCGGCTGGCCCGCTCGGCGGCGATGCTGGACCTGCCCGAGCCGGACCGCGCGGCGTTCGAACGCGCCGTCGACCTCGTGCTGACCAACTGGACGGGCGGCGCGGAGGTCGCGCTCAAGCTCGTCTACACGCGGGGTGTCGAGGGCGGCGACGGCACGCCGACCGGCTTCGCGCTCGGCATGGACATCTCGCCGAAGGTGATGGCGCAGCGGGCCGAGGGCATCGCCGCGGTCACCCTCGACCGGGGCATCGAGCCGGGCCTGATGGACCGCGCCCCGTGGCTGCTGCTGGGCGCCAAGTCGCTGTCGTACGCGGTGAACATGGCGGCGATCCGCGAGGCGGAACGGCGTGGCGCGGCCGAGGTCGTGTTCACCACGTCGTCCGGCTCGGTGCTGGAAGGGCCGACGTCCACGCTGGTCATGGCCCGCGGCCGGACCCTGACCACGCCGCCCGCCGAGCTGGGCATCCTGCCCGGCACCACGCAGGCCGCGCTGTTCCGGGCCGCCGAGCGCGAGGGCTGGGCGGTCGAGGTGCGGCCGGTCGACGTGGCGGAGCTGTACGCGGCCGACGGCGTGTTCCTGGTGTCGAGCGTCCGCAAGATCACCCGCGTGCACACGCTGGACGGCAAGGCGCTGCCGGACGCCGCCGACCTGCACGCCCGGCTGGCCGACCTGTACGAGTCGGAGTACTGAGTCCGATGGCCGCTGCTCCGCAGGCGGCGGCGAGGTCGCCCGGGAGTCGGTCGTTCGCGACTCATTTCCCGGCGATCGAAGAGCGTGATCGCCGGGAAATGAGGGAGCGAACGACCGACGCGACCTCGCGGAGTGGCGGCCCTACCTCAGGCCGGCGTCCACGGCGTTGATCAGGGTGCCGGAGGCGGTGTCGCCGGACATCTCCCAGATCATCGCGCCGAGCAGGCCGCGCTGCTTGAGCCACGCGGTCTTCTTCTGGATCGCCCACACGTCGTCGAAGGTCCACCACTGCCCGCCGTTGCCGGTGAAGCAGGACGTGGCCACGGCGGCCTCGTCGTGGTGGACCGCGCAGCCCGGCACGCTCGCGAGCAGGTTCGAGTACCCGCGCGTGCCCGCCTCCTCGGCGAACTGACCGGGCGCCGCCCCGGTCGCCGACTGCCACTCGCCGTTCTTCGCGCCGGCCTGGACGCCCTGCCAGCCGCGGCCGTAGAACGCCAGCCCGATGGTGATCTTGCGCGGGTGCACGCCGACCGAGGTGTAGGCGTTCACCGCGTTCTCCACGCTGAAGTGGAACGGGTACGGGTCGTCCGCGTCGGCGCGCAGGTTGCCCTGGTGGCCGGTGCGGTTCGGCTCCCACGAGTCGTCGCTGCCCGCGCCGTGGAAGTCGTAGCCCTGCACGTTGAAGACGTCCAGGGACTTCGCCACCTGCGGCAGGTCCCACCCGGCCTCGATCTTCGCCGGGTCGGCCGGGGTGAAGGCGGTCAGGTCGTACCTCCTGCCCGTCCGCGCGCCCAGCTCGTCGAGCTGCCGGCGGAACTCCTCGATCCGCAGCGTGTTGTTCCGCTTGTCGTCCGGGCCGATGTGGTTGCCGGCGTGGCCCTCCGCGCCCGGCCACTCCCAGTCGAGGTCGATGCCGTCGAAGACGCCCGCCGCCGTGCCCGGCCCGCCGGCCGCGTTGTGGACGGGCAGGTTGCCCCTGAGGTAGACGTCCAGGCAGGACCTGACGAACTTCTTGCGCGCCGCGTCGGTGGCGGCGACGTCGGAGAAGTACTTCGAGTAGGTCCACCCGCCCAGCGAGATCAGCACCTTCAGGTGCGGGTGCTTGGCCTTGAGCTTGCGCAGCTGGTTGTAGTTGCCGCGCAGCGGCTCCCAGCCGGTGTCGCCGACGCCGTCCACGGACTGCGCCGCGCCGAACGGCCTGCTGTAGTCGGCTTCCGCGTCACCCGCGCCGTCGCCCTGGTTCGGGTCCTGCGGGTCGGGCGAGGTGCCCTTGGTGACGCCGTGCAGGCAGGTCAGGTTGACCGGGTCGATGTTGCCGAACGCGTAGTTCAGGTGCGTCAGCCTGGCCGCCGTGCCGCTGGTGTCCAGGTTCTTCACGAAGAACTGGCGGCCGTAGATGCCCCACTGCACGAAGTAGCCGACCCGCGCGTACCCGTCGACGAGGTCCGACGTGGTCACGGTGACGGCGTTGCCCGGGCCCGACACGTTGTCGTACAGGTCCCGGGCGCGGACGGTGAACGTGTAGGCGGTGGACGGTGAGAGGCCGTCGACGCGTGCCGTCGTGCCGGTGACGGTCGCCTTCACGGTGCCGCCCTGGTAGACGTCGTAGTTGGCCACGCCCCGGTTGTCGGTGGCCGCGTCCCAGCTCACCGTGATGCTGCCGGCGTCCTTCGCGGTGCCGCGGAGGTTCGTCGGCGCGGTCGGCGGCTGGGTGTCGTCGGCCGGGTTGTTGGTGGTCACCGCCAGGACGTCGGACGCCGCGGACAACGTGCCCTTGGTGTCCTTGGCCTTCACCGTGAAGCTGTAGGCGGTGTTCGGCACGAGGCCGACGACGGTGGCGCTGGTCGAGGTGACCGCGGTGGCGAGGGCGGAGCCGTTGTAGACCTCGTAGCCCGCGATCGGCAGCGAGCCGGGAGCGGAGGCGGTCCACGCCAGGGACACGGTCTTGGTGGTCCTCACCGGCGAGTGCAGGGCGGCCGGCGGGGTGGGCGGCGTGTCGGGCGTGCCGTCGCAGTTGGCGTTGTCGACCCGGCAGGTGACGGGTTCGGCGGCCGAGCTGAGGGTGAACGTCGGGCTGTAGGGCTCGGTGGAGCGGCGTGCGCCCACGCTGCGGTTGTAGTGCACCGGGTTGAGCGTGACGGCGTTGCCGGTCTGGCTGATCGTGGCGTGCTGCGCGCCGCTCGCCGTGACGCCGGCGGGCAGGGTGAAGGTGACGGACCAGTCGGCGAGCACGGCGTCGGTGTTGTTGGCGACCACGAACTTGCCGGTCGAGCCGGTGAGGCTGAACTCGGCCGTGGTCGGTGCGGGAGGTGGCGGCGGTGGGCCGCTGCCGTCGCAGTTCGCGCCGTTGACCGCGCACGCCGTCGGGTCGACGGCCTGGCTGAGGGTGAACGTCGGGCTGTACGGGTCGGTGGTCCGGCCCGCCTGGATCGTGCCGATGTAGAACGCGGGCGTCAGCGTCACCCGCGTGCCGGTCTGGGTGGTGGTGGCGTGCTGCGCGCCGCTGACGGTGACGCCGGCGGGCAGTCGAACTTGATCGACCAGCCGGAGACGGCGGCGGTCGTCGGGTTGGCGACGACGAACGTGCCGGTGGCGCCGGTTCTGCCGAAGGTGGCGGTCAGGCCGGTCGCGGCGGCGGCCGGTGCGGACAGCGCTGCGGTGGCCGGCAGGAAGGCCAGGAGCGCGATGGCTGGTCGGCGCATCAGGGTGTGCCTCTCGAGACAGGGATGGTCGAGAACCACGGCGGCCCACTGTCGTGCCGGTCTTTCCCGGAACTCCTCCGAACGTAGGTCGTGCGGCGGCCGTTGACAATGGGTCTAGACCAATTGCGTCCGTTCAGCCCTGCGGGGCGAAGCGCAGCCGCGTGCCGGGCGGCGCCTGGCCGAGCAGCGGGAGGGCGCGTGCGGCGACCACGCCGATCACCGGGTAACCGCCGGTCGTCGGGTGGTCGGCGAGGAACACGACGGGCTTCCCGTCGGCCGGGACCTGCACCGCGCCGGTGACCAGGCCCTCGCTCGGCAGCTCCTGCCCGACCCGGCACGCGGCCCGGTCCAGCGCGGTGCCGGTCAGGCGGAGCCCGACGCGGTTGCTGCGGTCGGACACCGTCCAGCGGCCGTCCCGCAGCCGGCGCGCCGGGTCGTCGAACCAGTCCTCGCGCGGGCCGAGCAGCACGGGCACGACCAGCTCGTCCGGCACCCGGACGCCGACCAGCACGTCCACGCCCACCGGCACGCCGGTCGGGTCGCCGAGGGGCAGCTCGTCGCCGGGCCGCAGCGGGGCGGGGCCGAGGCCGGAGAGCAGGTCGGTGGAGCGGCTGCCCAGGTCGGCCGGGACCGCGACGCCGCCGGACACCGCGACGTAGCACCGGAGGCCGCCGCTGGGCGCGCCGAGCGCGAGCGTGTCGCCGGGGGCGAGGTGCAGCGGCGAGTCGCGCGGCACGCCGTCGACCAGGACGGG
It contains:
- a CDS encoding aminodeoxychorismate lyase; translation: MRVLALLDGTLADPDAPLIRVDDFGLMRGDGVFETILVVGGTPRELAPHLDRLARSAAMLDLPEPDRAAFERAVDLVLTNWTGGAEVALKLVYTRGVEGGDGTPTGFALGMDISPKVMAQRAEGIAAVTLDRGIEPGLMDRAPWLLLGAKSLSYAVNMAAIREAERRGAAEVVFTTSSGSVLEGPTSTLVMARGRTLTTPPAELGILPGTTQAALFRAAEREGWAVEVRPVDVAELYAADGVFLVSSVRKITRVHTLDGKALPDAADLHARLADLYESEY
- a CDS encoding Fur family transcriptional regulator; this encodes MDTAGAPKALRKTLHERGMRMTPQRQLVLDAVRELGHATPEQICQRVQVTAPTVNITTVYRTLDLLDRLGLVRHTHLGHGAPSYSVDAHEHVHLVCHRCGRVDEVPCDLLSPLGGTLRDGYGFELDASHLALSGTCHECLSAPKESE
- a CDS encoding glycosyl hydrolase family 18 protein; this encodes MTLTPAFYIGTIQAGRTTDPYSPTFTLSQAVDPTACAVNGANCDGSGPPPPPPAPTTAEFSLTGSTGKFVVANNTDAVLADWSVTFTLPAGVTASGAQHATISQTGNAVTLNPVHYNRSVGARRSTEPYSPTFTLSSAAEPVTCRVDNANCDGTPDTPPTPPAALHSPVRTTKTVSLAWTASAPGSLPIAGYEVYNGSALATAVTSTSATVVGLVPNTAYSFTVKAKDTKGTLSAASDVLAVTTNNPADDTQPPTAPTNLRGTAKDAGSITVSWDAATDNRGVANYDVYQGGTVKATVTGTTARVDGLSPSTAYTFTVRARDLYDNVSGPGNAVTVTTSDLVDGYARVGYFVQWGIYGRQFFVKNLDTSGTAARLTHLNYAFGNIDPVNLTCLHGVTKGTSPDPQDPNQGDGAGDAEADYSRPFGAAQSVDGVGDTGWEPLRGNYNQLRKLKAKHPHLKVLISLGGWTYSKYFSDVAATDAARKKFVRSCLDVYLRGNLPVHNAAGGPGTAAGVFDGIDLDWEWPGAEGHAGNHIGPDDKRNNTLRIEEFRRQLDELGARTGRRYDLTAFTPADPAKIEAGWDLPQVAKSLDVFNVQGYDFHGAGSDDSWEPNRTGHQGNLRADADDPYPFHFSVENAVNAYTSVGVHPRKITIGLAFYGRGWQGVQAGAKNGEWQSATGAAPGQFAEEAGTRGYSNLLASVPGCAVHHDEAAVATSCFTGNGGQWWTFDDVWAIQKKTAWLKQRGLLGAMIWEMSGDTASGTLINAVDAGLR
- a CDS encoding biotin-dependent carboxyltransferase family protein, with protein sequence MLRTGPQALVQDLGRPGHAYLGVPPSGALDRPSLALANRLVGNPEDAAGLEVLLGGLSLRANASCTVAVTGPATPVLVDGVPRDSPLHLAPGDTLALGAPSGGLRCYVAVSGGVAVPADLGSRSTDLLSGLGPAPLRPGDELPLGDPTGVPVGVDVLVGVRVPDELVVPVLLGPREDWFDDPARRLRDGRWTVSDRSNRVGLRLTGTALDRAACRVGQELPSEGLVTGAVQVPADGKPVVFLADHPTTGGYPVIGVVAARALPLLGQAPPGTRLRFAPQG
- a CDS encoding YgfZ/GcvT domain-containing protein, whose protein sequence is MNSPLLTAPGAVAPFEGAPDQGVPWHFGDPFAEQRSAARSVAVFDRSNRAVLAVPGDDRLTWLHSLTSQHFTALGEDEGTEALILDVQGRVEHHAAVANVGGVVYLDTEASRAAELLAYLTKMVFWSKVEPRDATAELAVLTVVGPEVAGLFGELDLPLPAGPHGVTALPNGFARRTTWPGRDAVDLVVPRGEIADWWARLTAAGARPAGSWAFEALRVESLHARLGVDTDEKTIPHEVNWIGEAVHLDKGCYRGQETVSKVHNVGRPPRRMLLLHLDGSREVQPETGDPVLVEDRVVGRVGSVALHHELGTIVLALVKRSVSPETELLVGAEDRRVQASVDPDSVPPDTPGLGREAARNLGR